One window of Papio anubis isolate 15944 chromosome 10, Panubis1.0, whole genome shotgun sequence genomic DNA carries:
- the LOC101006913 gene encoding olfactory receptor 6B2, with the protein MVISKCKHTEVFYFKTQKISRSLLSPGVLRNRLASLCTQTPHPSPAPFSLCPSCPAALSSCSLLFCRPTAPKHRGMSGENVTKVSTFILVGFPTALGLQYLLFLLFLFTYLFVLVENLAIILTVWSSASLRRPMYYFLSSMSFLEIWYVSDITPKMLEGFLLQRKCISFVGCMTQLYFFSSLVCTECVLLASMAYDRYVAICHPLRYHVLMTPGLCLQLVGFSFVSGFTISMIKVYFISSVTFCGSNILNHFFCDISPILKLACTDFSTAELVDFILAFIILVFPLLATVLSYGHITLAVLCIPSATGRWRAFSTCASHLTVVTIFYMAMIFTYVRPQAIDSRSSNKLISAVYTVVTPIINPLIYCLRNKEFKDELKKALGLGQTSY; encoded by the coding sequence ATGGTTATATCTAAATGCAAGCACACAGAAGTTTTCTACTTTAAAACTCAGAAGATCAGCAGATCACTGCTCTCTCCTGGTGTTCTCAGGAACCGTCTGGCCTCTCTTTGTACCCAAACTCCCCATCCAAGTCCAGCACCATTCTCTCTGTGCCCCAGCTGCCCTGCAGCCCTTTCCTCTTgctctttgctgttttgcaggcCCACAGCTCCCAAGCACAGAGGCATGAGCGGGGAGAATGTCACCAAGGTCAGCACCTTCATCCTGGTGGGCTTCCCCACGGCCCTGGGGCTGCAGtacctgctcttcctcctcttcctgttcACTTACCTCTTCGTCCTGGTGGAGAACCTGGCCATCATCCTGACTGTCTGGAGCAGCGCCTCCCTCCGCAGGCCCATGTACTACTTTCTGAGCTCCATGTCTTTCCTGGAGATCTGGTATGTGTCTGACATCACCCCCAAGATGCTGGAGGGCTTCCTCCTCCAGCGGAAATGCATCTCTTTCGTCGGGTGCATGACGCAGCTCTACTTCTTCAGCTCCCTGGTGTGCACCGAGTGTGTGCTTCTGGCCTCCATGGCCTACGACCGCTACGTGGCCATCTGCCACCCGCTGCGCTACCACGTCCTCATGACCCCGGGGCTGTGCCTCCAGCTGGTGGGCTTCTCCTTCGTGAGCGGCTTCACCATCTCCATGATCAAGGTCTATTTTATCTCCAGCGTCACGTTCTGTGGCTCCAACATCTTGAACCACTTCTTTTGTGACATTTCCCCTATCCTCAAGCTGGCCTGCACGGACTTCTCCACTGCGGAGCTGGTAGATTTCATCCTGGCCTTCATCATCCTGGTGTTTCCACTCCTGGCCACCGTGCTGTCATATGGGCACATCACCCTGGCTGTCCTGTGCATCCCCTCAGCCACTGGCCGCTGGAGAGCCTTCTCCACCTGCGCCTCTCACCTCACCGTGGTCACCATCTTCTACATGGCTATGATTTTCACGTATGTCCGGCCCCAAGCCATTGATTCCCGGAGCTCCAACAAGCTCATCTCTGCCGTGTACACTGTTGTCACGCCAATAATTAACCCGTTGATCTACTGCCTGAGGAACAAGGAATTTAAGGACGAATTGAAAAAGGCCTTGGGCTTGGGTCAAACTTCATACTAA
- the NDUFA10 gene encoding NADH dehydrogenase [ubiquinone] 1 alpha subcomplex subunit 10, mitochondrial isoform X4: MAFRLLKLAQTSASVRVLAAGAQRVRGIHSSVQCKLRYGMWHFLFGDKTSTRLTEHSKVITVDGNICTGKGRLAKEVAEKLGFKHFPEAGIHYADSTTGDGKPLAEDYSGNLSLEKFYDDPRSSDGHSYRLQSWLYSSRLLQYSDALEHLLTTGQGVVLERSIFSDFVFLEAMYNQGFIRKQCVDHYNEVKNVTACEYLPPHLVVYIDVPVPEVQRRIQKKGDPHEMKITSAYLQDIENAYKKTFLPEMSEKCEILQYSAREAEDSTRVVEDIEYLKFEKGPWLQQDDRSLHHLRLLCQAASTALGTTPRWETSGSG; encoded by the exons ATGGCCTTCCGGCTCCTGAAACTGGCCCAGACGTCCGCGTCCGTCCGGGTCCTGGCGGCTGGCGCCCAGCGCGTG agaGGAATTCATAGCAGTGTGCAGTGCAAGCTGCGCTATGGAATGTGGCATTTCCTATTTGGGGATAAAACAAGCACAAGACTGACAGAGCACAGCAAGGTGATAACTGTAGATGGCAATATATGTACCGGAAAAGGCAGACTTGCAAAAGAAGTAGCAGAGAAACTAG GCTTCAAGCACTTTCCTGAAGCGGGGATTCATTATGCAGACAGTACCACAGGAGATGGGAAGCCCCTCGCCGAAGACTATAGTGGCAATCTTAGTTTGGAGAAATTTTATGATGATCCGAGAAGCAGTGATGGCCACAGTTACCGCCTGCAGTCCTGGTTGTACAGCAGTCGCCTCCTGCAGTACTCGGATGCCTTGGAGCACTTGCTGACAACAG GACAAGGTGTTGTATTGGAGCGCTCCATCTTCAGTGACTTTGTGTTCCTGGAGGCGATGTACAACCAGGGATTCATCCGAAAGCAGT GCGTGGACCACTACAACGAAGTGAAGAACGTCACTGCCTGCGAATACTTGCCCCCGCACCTGGTGGTCTACATCGATGTGCCTGTTCCAGAGGTCCAGAGGAGGATTCAGAAGAAAGGAGAT CCACATGAAATGAAGATCACCTCTGCCTATCTGCAGGACATTGAGAATGCCTATAAGAAGACCTTCCTCCCTGAGATGAG TGAAAAATGTGAGATTTTACAGTATTCTGCAAGAGAAGCTGAAGATTCAACAAGG GTGGTAGAGGACATTGAATACCTTAAGTTCGAGAAAGGGCCGTGGCTCCAGCAGGACGATCGCTCTTTACACCACCTGCGATTACT
- the LOC101007246 gene encoding olfactory receptor 6B3, protein MSGENVTKVSTFILVGFPTAPGLQYLLFLLFLLTYLFVLVENLAIILTVWSSASLHRPMYYFLSSMSFLEIWYVSDITPKMLEGFLLQRKRISFVGCMTQLYFFSSLVCTECVLLASMAYDRYVAICHPLRYHVLMTPGLCLQLVGFSFVSGFTISMIKVYFISSVTFCGSNVLNHFVCDISPILKLACTDFSTAELVDFILAFIILVFPLLATVLSYGHITLAVLCIPSATSRWRAFSTCASHLTVVTIFYTALLFMYVRPQAIDSRSSNKLISVLYTVLTPVLNPLIYCLRNKEFKNALKKASGLA, encoded by the coding sequence ATGAGCGGGGAGAATGTCACCAAGGTCAGCACCTTCATCCTGGTGGGCTTCCCCACGGCCCCGGGGCTGCAGtacctgctcttcctcctcttcctgctcaCTTACCTCTTCGTCCTGGTGGAGAACCTGGCCATCATCCTGACTGTCTGGAGCAGCGCCTCCCTCCACAGGCCCATGTACTACTTTCTGAGCTCCATGTCTTTCCTGGAGATCTGGTATGTGTCTGACATCACCCCCAAGATGCTGGAGGGCTTCCTCCTCCAGCGGAAACGCATCTCTTTCGTCGGGTGCATGACGCAGCTCTACTTCTTCAGCTCCCTGGTGTGCACCGAGTGTGTGCTTCTGGCCTCCATGGCCTACGATCGCTACGTGGCCATCTGCCACCCGCTGCGCTACCACGTCCTCATGACCCCAGGGCTGTGCCTCCAGCTGGTGGGCTTCTCCTTCGTGAGCGGCTTCACCATCTCCATGATCAAGGTCTATTTTATCTCCAGCGTCACATTCTGTGGCTCCAACGTCTTGAACCACTTTGTTTGTGACATTTCCCCTATCCTCAAGCTGGCCTGCACGGACTTCTCCACTGCAGAGCTGGTGGATTTCATCCTGGCCTTCATCATCCTGGTGTTTCCGCTCCTGGCCACCGTGCTGTCATATGGGCACATCACCCTGGCTGTCCTGTGCATCCCCTCGGCCACCAGCCGCTGGAGAGCCTTCTCCACCTGCGCCTCTCACCTCACCGTGGTCACCATCTTCTACACAGCCTTGCTTTTCATGTATGTCCGGCCCCAGGCCATTGATTCCCGGAGCTCCAACAAGCTCATCTCTGTTTTGTACACAGTTCTCACCCCCGTCTTGAACCCCTTGATATACTGCCTGAGGAATAAGGAATTTAAGAATGCCTTGAAAAAAGCCTCCGGCTTGGCTTGA